From Shewanella yunxiaonensis, the proteins below share one genomic window:
- a CDS encoding methyl-accepting chemotaxis protein, whose amino-acid sequence MQNWSVKNKLAVGFSTVIVMALVLGIIALTALHKIATTVDKQQRVDNFNSYITQAGNARREYMAGYDEKDAAKAIDALSNALEFSKNNLEADADQQETTLLQKIEGYINNYTDIFGKVQDAAENVRQTKDMQHRSINDATVKMETFVNDYSQEVTLANQQAIVELEATFYEAHLYIQELLSGETNLDDVHSLVDKFDTQQSQLLNRLSSANDISRLQNIGQNLHVYLDDVVTVIKLNSELAQLSDQLIEVAGSIASQAKELRLLQDNKRTQTTDTAYTLVVAAAVITIIVGIIATLTISSSIVVPLKSVLHTAQQIGSGDLTSDVHSMRKDEIGQLLVAFGSMTKNLREIISTVKHSSTQLAASASELSAVTEQTSVNAQNQKQQTDQVAAAMHQMTITVAEVARNTETTAAAVHNADKQVSEANTTIVTAISKVDELSSKMTQSSTAMESLVSSSDQIGSIMDVIKGIAEQTNLLALNAAIEAARAGESGRGFAVVADEVRNLAQRTHESTNEIERLIEKLQSTAGQASSQVKESYDATKELVDLIGEVNVALNTISQLTGNIRDMDQQIATAAEEQTTVAEDINRNIISVRDEAEQAAAANEQTVSASVELAKLGHELQDTVAGFKV is encoded by the coding sequence GTGCAAAACTGGAGCGTTAAAAATAAACTCGCAGTGGGCTTTTCAACAGTCATTGTAATGGCATTAGTGCTTGGGATTATTGCACTAACAGCATTGCATAAAATTGCTACCACCGTTGATAAACAACAACGCGTTGATAACTTTAACAGTTATATTACTCAAGCAGGAAATGCCCGGCGAGAATACATGGCTGGCTATGATGAAAAAGATGCCGCCAAAGCGATTGACGCACTGAGCAACGCTTTAGAATTCAGTAAAAATAATTTAGAAGCTGATGCTGACCAGCAAGAAACTACATTGCTGCAGAAAATTGAGGGTTATATTAATAACTACACCGATATTTTTGGCAAGGTTCAAGATGCTGCTGAAAACGTCAGACAAACGAAAGACATGCAGCATAGGTCAATCAATGATGCCACAGTAAAAATGGAAACGTTTGTTAATGATTATTCCCAGGAAGTAACACTGGCTAATCAACAAGCCATTGTTGAACTCGAAGCCACATTTTATGAAGCTCATCTGTACATTCAGGAACTGTTATCCGGTGAAACAAATTTAGATGATGTGCATTCTTTAGTCGATAAGTTTGATACGCAACAGTCGCAGCTATTGAATCGTCTGAGCTCTGCCAATGACATCTCGCGGCTACAAAATATTGGGCAGAATTTGCACGTGTATCTGGACGATGTTGTTACTGTTATCAAACTTAATTCCGAATTGGCGCAACTCAGCGATCAATTGATTGAGGTTGCGGGTAGCATTGCGAGCCAAGCTAAGGAGTTGCGGTTATTGCAGGACAACAAGAGAACGCAAACAACCGATACGGCATATACATTAGTAGTCGCTGCTGCTGTCATCACCATTATTGTAGGTATTATCGCGACCTTAACGATAAGTAGCAGTATTGTGGTGCCACTGAAATCTGTGTTGCATACCGCGCAGCAAATAGGCTCCGGTGATTTAACCTCTGACGTGCATAGTATGCGCAAGGATGAAATCGGTCAGTTATTGGTGGCATTTGGCTCCATGACGAAAAATTTACGCGAAATCATTAGCACCGTGAAACATTCGTCTACACAACTCGCAGCGTCAGCTTCAGAACTCTCGGCCGTGACTGAACAAACCAGTGTCAATGCACAAAATCAAAAGCAGCAAACCGATCAGGTCGCTGCCGCTATGCATCAGATGACCATAACTGTTGCCGAGGTCGCGCGGAATACTGAGACGACGGCTGCTGCAGTCCATAATGCGGATAAGCAAGTGAGTGAGGCTAACACGACGATTGTCACAGCAATTTCGAAAGTGGATGAGTTGAGTAGCAAAATGACGCAATCATCAACCGCAATGGAAAGCCTGGTAAGTAGTAGTGATCAGATTGGCAGCATCATGGATGTGATCAAAGGTATTGCCGAACAAACAAATTTGTTGGCACTGAATGCTGCAATCGAAGCCGCCAGAGCCGGGGAATCGGGACGCGGTTTTGCGGTAGTCGCTGATGAGGTACGTAATCTGGCACAGCGGACGCACGAATCTACTAATGAAATCGAGCGTCTGATTGAGAAATTACAGTCAACCGCGGGGCAAGCCTCTAGCCAAGTAAAAGAGAGTTACGACGCCACTAAGGAACTGGTGGATTTGATTGGCGAAGTAAATGTCGCACTGAATACCATTTCTCAATTAACCGGTAATATCCGGGATATGGATCAACAGATTGCGACCGCCGCCGAAGAACAAACGACGGTGGCTGAAGATATTAATCGCAATATCATCAGTGTCAGGGATGAAGCTGAACAGGCGGCGGCTGCGAATGAACAAACCGTATCGGCAAGTGTGGAATTGGCAAAATTAGGGCATGAGCTGCAGGATACTGTTGCTGGCTTTAAGGTCTAA
- a CDS encoding sigma-54-dependent transcriptional regulator → MKLSRNILVIDDETRWLRTIAMVLNRHIPEASTHTCENSRQALQLIRDLEIALVLLDLNMPYLDGRQLLRDIREHSPYVRVIVVTGLNETEVAVECMKQGAYDFVAKTSSTDQLLLCVRRAMEVITLERSYHRIKDGFFNRRNLAAFSEILTTDVKMHDCFTYAATLGDSHEPILLEGETGTGKRLFAKALHRMLCPEEPYLELSLSALTAAEFEQRLFGDASQPGLLQVTGHGLLFLTQLDDASPQIQTMLTRLCQLKRYFPGGSLREKALECRIVLSSHLSLEQLEQQAFSQGLIYALQPQRIKLPPLRERQSDIGLLLQHFIEQACHAQAIEYLALPIEVAQRLESYPFPGNITELKSLVFSAVNASNHNELALAPFFAVLERQPRTTHIQRIRFPEKLPTISETTQQLVHEALVRTNNNQSAAAKLLGITQSALSRRLSKSED, encoded by the coding sequence ATGAAACTGTCGCGCAATATCTTAGTGATTGATGATGAAACTCGTTGGCTACGTACCATCGCTATGGTACTCAACCGTCATATTCCGGAAGCCAGCACCCATACCTGTGAAAACAGTCGCCAAGCGCTGCAGTTGATCCGAGATTTGGAGATCGCGTTGGTGTTACTGGACCTCAACATGCCTTATCTTGATGGTCGCCAGTTGCTACGAGATATTCGGGAACACTCGCCTTATGTACGCGTTATTGTGGTTACCGGCCTCAATGAAACCGAAGTTGCCGTGGAGTGTATGAAACAAGGCGCCTACGATTTTGTTGCCAAAACCAGCTCTACGGATCAACTGTTGCTCTGTGTACGTCGCGCCATGGAAGTAATCACCCTGGAACGCAGTTATCACCGGATCAAAGATGGTTTTTTTAATCGCCGCAACCTTGCCGCCTTCAGCGAAATCTTAACCACCGATGTCAAAATGCATGACTGCTTTACCTATGCGGCCACCCTTGGCGATAGTCATGAACCGATATTACTGGAAGGAGAAACTGGCACCGGCAAACGCTTATTTGCCAAAGCACTGCATCGAATGTTGTGTCCTGAAGAACCATATCTGGAACTGTCATTATCAGCGTTGACAGCGGCGGAGTTCGAACAACGCTTATTCGGAGATGCCAGCCAACCGGGATTATTGCAGGTCACAGGCCACGGCTTACTGTTTTTAACGCAATTGGACGATGCCAGCCCACAAATTCAGACAATGCTGACCAGACTGTGCCAATTGAAACGCTATTTCCCTGGTGGCTCACTTCGGGAAAAAGCACTGGAATGTCGGATAGTGCTAAGTAGTCATTTGTCACTGGAGCAACTGGAGCAGCAGGCGTTTTCCCAAGGACTGATTTATGCCTTGCAGCCACAGCGAATTAAGCTGCCACCGCTGCGCGAACGGCAATCTGACATTGGATTACTCCTACAACATTTCATCGAGCAAGCTTGTCACGCGCAAGCAATTGAGTATCTAGCATTACCCATAGAAGTGGCACAACGGCTGGAAAGTTACCCATTCCCTGGCAATATCACCGAACTCAAATCATTGGTTTTCAGCGCGGTCAATGCCAGCAACCACAATGAGTTAGCATTGGCACCGTTTTTTGCGGTTCTGGAGCGACAGCCTCGCACCACGCACATACAACGAATTCGCTTTCCTGAAAAGTTGCCCACCATCAGTGAGACCACGCAACAACTGGTACATGAAGCACTGGTGCGCACCAATAACAACCAAAGTGCCGCCGCTAAACTGCTGGGGATCACTCAAAGCGCATTAAGCCGTCGGCTGAGTAAATCCGAGGATTAA
- a CDS encoding ATP-binding protein yields the protein MSKLLRQWPQSVWLALAIFTTFAQAAPQITLNVHSNTPPFEWQNETGEESGFNVELAQYIATQLHYGMQVKRQTLKQSLHSVMSERWQLAVIAVPAGRKVDINTALPLLPTYVSAYNRRGEGNADSWEALKGKRVAIKQASSVAMFLSQSPQDFITVPVVNNEQGFELLTEGKVDYVVSEFYCSRRMLSKFPIAKTAGKPLLYSQFYLIMSNKDPEFVAAVNSVVKHSYDNGYFDDLLNKWVGFGKEKIELGQVRSDFFQGALITAIISSMGMLITLYISLVLRQKTKSLRRELANRRKAEAEIKRVSAQFHSVLDGLPHGVCLLARDQHLIWHNGKYPWVLEPSQLMQAQPAMVLTQLVDNTFSADESQSSEFMLDNKRWKLELHRISTEMLVLFIEDCTEQYALKQTTELSARLASLGELSAGIAHEINNPVGLITQSVTLMRDLLEDLRMSHADTATPARTIDTLIAELDYSCESVDDAAGRIGRIVRDLKNFSRPGLEMHPKAVNLNKVVETALRLTHNNVKRMQLQLELDHGLPTVEGDELQLQLVLVNFIQNACLAMDKPESLLKISTGIENGNIFVAVADNGCGMDPQTLNRIREPFFTTRRNQGGTGLGLSTSNKILAEHQAQWLIRSHPGTGTEMKVLFRSI from the coding sequence ATGTCAAAGTTATTGAGGCAATGGCCCCAAAGTGTCTGGCTGGCGCTGGCAATATTCACCACCTTTGCTCAAGCTGCACCGCAGATCACGCTAAATGTTCACAGCAATACGCCGCCGTTTGAGTGGCAAAATGAGACGGGTGAAGAAAGCGGCTTTAACGTGGAACTGGCGCAATATATCGCGACACAACTGCATTACGGTATGCAGGTCAAACGTCAGACCTTAAAACAGTCTCTGCACTCGGTGATGAGCGAGCGCTGGCAATTGGCTGTCATCGCCGTACCGGCTGGTCGTAAAGTTGATATCAACACCGCGCTGCCATTGTTACCCACCTATGTCAGTGCCTACAACCGCCGAGGTGAAGGTAACGCGGATAGCTGGGAAGCGCTTAAAGGCAAGCGGGTAGCGATTAAACAGGCATCGTCGGTTGCGATGTTTCTGTCACAATCGCCGCAAGATTTTATCACTGTCCCCGTGGTCAATAATGAACAGGGGTTTGAATTGCTGACGGAAGGGAAAGTGGATTATGTGGTGTCAGAATTTTATTGTTCACGACGGATGCTTAGTAAATTTCCGATAGCAAAAACTGCCGGAAAACCACTGCTTTATAGTCAGTTTTATCTGATCATGTCCAATAAAGATCCAGAGTTCGTTGCCGCGGTAAACAGCGTCGTTAAGCATAGCTATGACAATGGCTATTTTGATGATTTATTGAATAAATGGGTCGGATTCGGCAAAGAAAAAATCGAACTGGGTCAGGTGCGTAGTGACTTTTTTCAGGGCGCTCTCATCACTGCGATTATCTCCAGCATGGGCATGCTTATCACCTTATATATCAGTCTGGTGTTAAGACAGAAAACCAAGTCATTACGGCGAGAACTGGCAAATCGCCGCAAAGCCGAAGCCGAAATCAAACGAGTATCAGCACAGTTTCATTCCGTACTCGATGGCCTGCCCCACGGCGTTTGCCTGCTGGCGCGTGACCAGCATCTTATCTGGCACAATGGCAAATATCCCTGGGTATTAGAACCATCACAATTAATGCAGGCGCAACCAGCGATGGTATTAACCCAACTGGTGGATAATACCTTCAGCGCAGATGAATCCCAGAGCAGTGAATTTATGCTCGACAATAAGCGCTGGAAGCTGGAACTCCACCGCATTTCAACTGAAATGCTGGTGCTGTTTATTGAAGATTGCACCGAGCAATATGCGCTTAAGCAGACCACCGAATTATCTGCGCGGCTGGCATCTCTGGGAGAACTCTCGGCGGGCATCGCCCATGAAATTAATAATCCGGTCGGACTGATCACCCAATCGGTCACGTTGATGCGAGATCTGTTGGAAGATCTGCGCATGAGTCATGCAGATACGGCAACACCTGCAAGAACAATCGATACCCTCATCGCAGAGCTGGATTACAGTTGCGAGTCGGTCGACGATGCCGCTGGTCGCATCGGCCGCATTGTGCGCGATCTGAAAAACTTCTCCAGACCAGGACTGGAGATGCATCCCAAAGCGGTGAACCTTAATAAGGTCGTAGAAACGGCACTGCGTCTGACGCACAACAACGTAAAGCGGATGCAGCTACAACTGGAACTTGACCACGGACTCCCTACTGTTGAAGGCGACGAACTGCAACTACAACTGGTGTTGGTCAACTTCATTCAAAATGCTTGCTTAGCAATGGATAAACCCGAGTCGTTACTGAAAATCAGCACCGGTATCGAAAACGGCAATATCTTTGTCGCTGTTGCTGATAATGGCTGTGGCATGGACCCTCAAACGCTTAACCGGATCCGGGAGCCCTTTTTCACCACCCGTCGCAATCAGGGTGGCACCGGACTTGGCCTATCCACCAGTAACAAAATCCTTGCCGAACATCAGGCACAGTGGCTTATCCGCTCACATCCTGGCACCGGTACCGAAATGAAAGTGCTGTTCAGGAGTATTTGA
- a CDS encoding alpha-hydroxy-acid oxidizing protein: MNNNELNADRREFLTKGAVLAAAGTLAISASSTTHAAESVAMTAAAATEAPKAVSGYITEPKNIKDVLSNARKIMDTCAACDVAGAGRCNGKGPCGETVPGMGGKRQSFVRNIEAFEGMSLNMRTVHTISHPNTEIELLGVKLSMPILTGITGGLTYNMGAANKLAFDGEVMTEEKYARGIIEGAANAGSLGWAADGIGDPLETYKRRMSVVSEFKGRAVAQIKPRTQPEIFERLDIVQAAGAPFFAIDVDSAGRAARALPGKTVEPKDLKKLKEIVNYAKIPFIAKGIMTVDEALMCAEAGCGAIIVSNHGGRVLSSTPATMHVLPAIVKAVRDRGYKLPILVDGGVRDGGDVLKALACGAQAVLVGRPMLRASLGGGVKGVEMQFKRFHTELVSSMVLTGVADVNKVDPAVLVQQV; the protein is encoded by the coding sequence ATGAACAACAACGAGCTGAATGCCGATCGCCGGGAGTTTCTGACCAAAGGTGCCGTATTAGCTGCCGCAGGTACTTTGGCAATTTCTGCTTCTTCAACTACGCATGCAGCCGAAAGTGTCGCCATGACCGCTGCGGCAGCAACTGAAGCCCCGAAAGCAGTTTCCGGCTACATCACAGAACCGAAAAACATTAAAGACGTATTGAGTAATGCCCGCAAGATCATGGATACCTGTGCTGCCTGCGACGTTGCTGGTGCCGGCCGCTGTAATGGGAAGGGCCCTTGTGGTGAAACTGTGCCGGGAATGGGCGGTAAACGTCAGAGTTTCGTGCGCAATATTGAAGCATTCGAAGGCATGAGTTTGAACATGCGCACCGTTCACACTATCTCTCATCCCAACACCGAAATTGAGTTACTGGGCGTAAAACTGTCAATGCCGATTCTTACCGGTATTACTGGTGGTTTGACCTATAACATGGGCGCTGCAAATAAATTGGCGTTCGATGGCGAGGTCATGACTGAAGAGAAATACGCTCGAGGCATTATCGAAGGCGCCGCCAATGCCGGTAGTCTTGGTTGGGCAGCCGATGGGATTGGTGACCCATTAGAAACCTACAAGCGTCGGATGAGTGTGGTTTCGGAGTTTAAAGGTCGTGCTGTCGCCCAGATCAAACCTCGCACCCAACCAGAAATTTTTGAACGTCTGGACATCGTACAGGCGGCAGGAGCTCCCTTTTTTGCCATCGATGTTGACTCTGCCGGTCGCGCTGCACGAGCCTTACCCGGCAAAACTGTTGAACCTAAAGATCTGAAAAAACTGAAAGAAATTGTTAACTACGCCAAAATCCCCTTCATTGCGAAAGGGATTATGACTGTGGACGAAGCGCTGATGTGTGCAGAAGCTGGCTGCGGCGCAATTATCGTATCTAACCACGGTGGTCGGGTACTGAGTTCTACTCCTGCCACTATGCATGTACTCCCCGCGATTGTGAAGGCAGTACGGGATCGCGGCTACAAACTGCCAATACTGGTGGATGGCGGTGTCCGCGATGGCGGTGATGTCCTTAAAGCGCTGGCTTGCGGTGCTCAGGCGGTATTGGTTGGACGTCCTATGTTACGAGCAAGTCTTGGTGGCGGAGTTAAAGGGGTCGAAATGCAGTTCAAGCGCTTCCATACCGAACTGGTGTCCAGCATGGTGCTGACCGGTGTGGCAGATGTAAACAAGGTGGATCCTGCTGTACTGGTGCAGCAGGTTTAG